A window of the Henckelia pumila isolate YLH828 chromosome 3, ASM3356847v2, whole genome shotgun sequence genome harbors these coding sequences:
- the LOC140892427 gene encoding uncharacterized protein: MGYVQEARENHVKKKVEEALRSKMKQKALKDCDRYTKQYAECASGRTLSVVWKCRKQANELNECLHQYTNDNVLEQMKKEYTLQQEGKAPSSL; this comes from the exons ATGGGATATGTGCAAGAAGCCAGAGAAAATCACGTCAAGAAGAAAGTTGAAGAAG CTTTGCGCAGTAAAATGAAGCAAAAGGCATTGAAAGATTGTGATCGCTACACAAAACAATATGCTGAATGTGCTTCAGGAAGAACCTTATCTGTTGTTTGGAAATGTCGCAAACAAGCCAATGAATTGAATGAATGTCTCCATCAGTA CACAAACGACAATGTCTTGGAACAAATGAAGAAAGAATACACGCTTCAACAGGAAGGAAAGGCGCCTTCAAGCCTTTGA